One Arachis hypogaea cultivar Tifrunner chromosome 2, arahy.Tifrunner.gnm2.J5K5, whole genome shotgun sequence genomic window, ataaTGCCATATAATTTTAAGGAATTAACAAGTTCCACATATTAACATAACTAAATATATGACATATTGTGTTAAGACAAATATAAGTTTGGAAAATAAATTGaaacaaactcaataaaaataagtaCTTTTTAGGGAATTTATATCCTTCCCTTTGTTTCACTCTCCTTGGTTGGTCACTTAGAGAAGTCAGTTAAATAGAGGGAGTGGAGGGGATTAGTTAGTCAGTAATTGAGATTTCAGAATTAGAAAGGGTGTCAAACTAATTCCTAGACAAAACCCCGATTGTTTACATGTTCAAATATTAAAAACGTAGTTGAAGTCACCTTAAAGTACAATAAACATATTATGCAATTTAACTTGGAACATACAGAGATCAAACTATATCATGAGTATCTATACAGAAAAATACAGTAAACATTAAATCTTCATACCTGAGCCAGACCCTTAAGAAGTGTGCCAACATTTGGGATTGCAAACCAATACatgtttggatcaataagctgtCGAATCTGGAAAGCATgcaataaaattatacataaatattaagATGAAAAAAGAATATAATCATACAGCATTGTAGTCAAAAATAGATATATGAAGGAGATAATCAACATAAAACTACACAAGTTTTCCACAGGAATCTTGTGTTGACAAGTATTCCTGGAACCTATAAAGTGAAGTTCTGTATATCCAACAATAGGAGGACGTGCACAATTTGCTTAACCAAAGAAAAAGTTTGCTATATCTTGTTGCATCTTAAAGCATGAAATGATAGAGAAAGGTTACAACATTCTCATTGCAGACAATACTGCTTAACAGTGACAACAGAAAGCATAAAAAGTGCATTATTGAATGGTACAATTTTCTTAATATCCCTAAtgaaacaaattatttattttgtaccAAAAGAAAGAGATAGAAAAGAAATGAATATGTGTAAAATTGGGCACCATTTGCATAGAAATAGAATACAAGATAAACAGCTGTATCATACTTCTCAGAAAACCAAGTAACATTTAGTCTTGTGATTGTTCTTAGCAAGCATTTTGGTATATTGAGAagagataataattaaaaatactattaaagTTTAATCACTAAAAGGAAGCAAAAGTTTCAAAATCCCTTATGACATTATGTAATCCATCAAAGAAAATTAGAAAACTGTCATGTATCATTGTCTTCGGACTTTCCCAATTTGTGAAGAAACTACAAAAAACTTTCCTCCCAAAAATATCTAATGTGGTTGCCCTCTTTGTTTAATCACTCACTCAAAGACTTCATACTCTATCTAGTATGTACAATTGTACAAACATAAATATAGTTATAACTACAGAAGGGTAACTACGGCCAACCAATGAATAAAAAAAGTAAACAGAGCTTTTATATTTCATGTTTACTCACAATGACACCGGCATTAATTAAAAGGGTGATGTGGCTGTCCTTCACCTTCCCCCCAAGTGACAAGAGTGAGCACTGCATCAAGAAGCACACTTCGCTAATTATAGAAATTGATTCAGTAAATTCCCTGAGATAACAAAGTACAAAGATTTTGAGCTGATAAATCAGAAAATATCATCTTTTAtattagtatatctgaatataaATCTGTATGATGCACTTGACACTCCTATGTTTAGCATTCCGATTCTTCCAAAGTAAAGGCATTTGCCATATTACAAGGATTTGTTATAGAGTAGACAGTGTAATAAACAGAACTGGGAATTATTATATGGTATAAATAAGCTTATTAGTGAATCTCACTCACAAGCTCCTGATGTTCAATGCCAGTTTCCAGCTTCAAATCCAGAACATAATTTTTGAACCACCCAAAAACTTCATCTtccatttctttctttccttccattCTTTTAAAAACTTGATCTATCTATGGATCAATAGTCAGAAAAGATAACTGGAACATTTCAGTGACAGTCCTTTCAGAAGCATAAATAGGTCAGCAGAAACAACTCATATTGTAGTGAACTACATTCTTAAATcaaaaaggaaataaactaagaCATCCAAGATGGGGACAATTCAGTAGCACTAAAACTAGAATGAACATTTTATACTATGGCCCAACACTGCATTCCTGAAAGTTGGAATCATAATAACACAAACTAACCTGCTTTATGTAGTCATCCAAAAACATTATAGCATGATCATCTTGTCCagtatttaatttgaaaatacgCAGAACTTTGTCCCTCCTTAGAGACTGCACATTGCACAAACAAGATATATCACCCAATTACCACGTATCCATCAAAGCTTTGATGTTTAGCAAATTAAAGCACAAAGATTATGAAATTTATCAGACCTCCAATTCCCTGTCCACCTGCGTTCTGTCCTTTACACTGCTATACAACTGGGATTTTAATATAAAAGGCTGAACCGAAACCTGCAAAATTCAAACGTCAATTATTGACACTTTAAATCTATTACAATAAACACAACTAAAATTCGCATGCTTTAAAAGTATCAGAAAGGATTGTGCTTACTCTAACTCACAATATGACCAACCTTCATTTAGGTATATGTTGTATTTTGCTATCAAATAAAAAGTGTATTCTTTTCTAAATACCTAATCTTCCTTTATTATAGAAATTAAAGATATACACTAGTACAACCACCTTTAATGCACTCAAGTAACATGCAATAATTCATCCAAGTCCAACCATATAATGTTATGTAGCACTCAATTACAACAATGTTACATGGCACTTGAATAACAAAGGATTAAATTTTGATATCACCTTAAAAGCTTTTTCATATTATCATTGAATCAAACATTGACATACCATTAGATGTGTTTGAATCCTATAATAACGACTTTAATGCtgtaaaaaatatatgattaattCACGATGGAAGCAATTATTGGCACTATATCAAAATAAACCTCTTCTAGTAAATACTTGAACTAGTCCAACAAATCAAATATATACATGACATGAAGTAAGTTCGAATGCGATTTTGAGAATGTTATAAGATATCAATATCAATTTAGTTCCCCAATTTACACCTATCCTACCCATCATTTTGATACTTATAAGGATAGTTCATTTAATACTATAAAGATCGGACTTGATACAATAAATACCTAAAAGAGTAATTCACTATCCTGAGTATCTTTCAAACACAAATTTGAGAACTAACACTGCGTTTAGATCGAGAGACAAGGTGAGACAGGACACGCAGACTCTTCCTTCTATGTTTCAGATTCTAAATGCTAAAACAAAATCTCTATGTATTTGTGTCTATATGACACTAACCAAATGGACCCTAGCATAATATAGTTTTATACTCAACACAAATAACTAACAGCCAGTTCATTAtaaaacagagagagagagatgctGAAGATGAATCAAAATCAAACTAGGAAGTGTTCgcagaaggaggaagcaaacctTATCAATGTCAGGGAACTGAGCTCGCATGATTTGGAGCGCGACGAGCGTATCGCTGAATGTGAGATCGTCCTCTGCAAAATATGCTCGAATTCACAAAAATTCaacctagagagagagagagagagagaaagagagagaaagagagagagagaggcgaagaagaagaagaaaacgtgCGTACGCAGTGACGAGGAGGTTGCGGCGTCGGCGGCGGAATCATCCATGCGGCGGCGTTTGGTGCCTTTAGAGGAAGATTCTGGAAGGTCATCCATGACTGCTGCCGCGTTTATTCCAACTACCTAATGAGACGCAGAGGGACACCACTCAAACACTGATGCTGAAATTTCAGTTCACTTTTCTCCCCCTCTTGGGCTGCGTTTGTTTGCTATTGGGAGAGAAGACTGGGCCTCGGCATCTTTGGTGATAAGAGAAtgtaactaaaattttagtttgaaACCAATTTGGGTTTGAGTAGTCAGTTCATTCGTTTGTTTAAGTAAGCGATAGATTCTTAAATGAAATTTAGATTCACAACGGACTAGTCTTTGACTTGTTGggttaaaaaataccataaaaaactaaaaaaaaataatttgaatttcaatACTTTTAAAACatagaaatattataaaaaaaactaaaattaaaattttaataatattttttttaaatttatccttATTCAAATTTTTCTATTCTAATTTCATCTCGTTTTTTAATAGATTagaatttttctgttttttcgtccttttttttataatttatcggATCTACATACAGCTTATCGTCTTTGTTTAAGCTTCACCTTTCGTTGTTACCGCTAGGAGCTATTCTTTGTTATCGCCGGCATCACTGTGTCAAGGCCTCAAGGGTAACTTATTATCgttgttttagtcattttttcTCTCGTGCATTTACTACTcttggtttttattttctatatttttagtgTGTTTGCCTTGAAAAGAAAATAGTTTTGCAACATTTTACCATGAGTGTACCTCATTTTGCAGTGTCTTGCCATGAAttcagctcgttttgtgttgttTATATTCTTTGTTTTCtatgagaatttttttttaagtaaaatattattactatTCTAGGTTTCATCCTATATTAATGAAGATTGTGATAATTCATATTCTTGTTGAGTGAAGGAGATAGgttctaaattttaaaagatattcaAGGTGGCAAGGCCTTTAAATTGTGTTCTTAATAATATTTAAGTAATTCTAGCTCTTGCTAACATCATTGTGATACTTGTTTCTAATTTCTATTCAAATGGTGAAGCATTACAGATCATATATTAGGTATGGAAATAGAATTGatagattaattaattatttgtctaaataaaaatctttttatcttttgcaTAGGTGGTGAAAGTTGTTTTAAAATTTTGGGAAAAAGATAGATAGGTTcctgatctttttaatttttaacaaatatatctttgacaaaatttaaatataaaaaagtttctgactttaacaaacggaggatAATTTAGTCCTTtcgtctatttgcctctcatacaccaaaTGGAATTGGCTGACGTGGCTAAAACAGTGTCCAAGTATCCGTTACAGTGCCACGCTGGAAGGGGAATAAAGTTCAAAGGACAAATAAGTCATTAACGTCATTTTGCAAATAAAGTttgaaggacaaataggtccttgagaattttttttttcattatgcttctattatgtttttattatgagaatttagtttataaaattatgcttgtattttgaaatctagttaacCTGTTGTATtctacaatttaaattatttgtattaaaattacaGAAATTGGACTTGTTttgtttctacttttttttcttaaattgcattagttcagttttagtgcatttgtgtattatattagaatttgttaaattacattagttcagttttcatcatacTAATGGTATTAGTTAGCATCAATTCGTTTATGCATCTAGTTAGCATTAGTTCatttgtgcatcattcatgtattaagttagcattagtgcatttgtgtattatattagaactagtatttttatccataataacattacgagaatatatttttttaaattatagttcactttgttctaacagtataaattatgcatgacacaaaatatttataaaatcaaactacttttacaaaaaagtcgtaagttgacaaaagttttttactaagaagaccaagatatccgcagataaaaaattaaataaaaagatttttagttattatttttatatgaaaaagtctaattttttattaataattaattttaatattcgttatctaaaatttaaaataatttaatgtgtatacttttacatttaaaatattttaattgtaaaaaaatatcaaatgacatattttgatttgtcaaattactaatataaaatataattatatatagagtaaaaatattagagagaaatataaaaatggagagaggtagatgagagaatttaggaaatgagtttattaattttgaaaaaaaaaattctcaaagacctatttgtccttcgaactttatttgtaaaatgacgtcaatgacttatttgtccttcaaaCTTTATTTTCCTTCCagcgtggcaccgtaacggacacctggacaccgtttcagccacgtcagccaaTTCCGTTTGATGTATGAGAGGaaaatagacggaaggactaaattatcctccgtttgttaaaatcagggacttttttgtatttaaattttgtcaggaatgtatttgtcaaaaatttaaaaagtcagtACCAATATgtcttttttctaaatttttgatAATTTACATTTGGACAAGAGCTTTTAGAACTTGATAGATTCTCAAACAATTGCactaatttaattcatttttagaTTGACCTAGTATTGATTGAGTTATTTATGATATTTTGTGAAAATTATCATAATTAGGATTTTGAgttaatttgattatattttggtatgatttatttttttgtgtaattcTCAAATGTGATGTaagatttattataataatatagattttttttgttgatatttttCGATAACTTTTTAGAGTTTTTGTTTGGCTTTATTTAAATATGGTGATACAGAATATATCTTTGTTCATAtagatttttacaaaaattataagGGATtgagttgtattttttttttgggatgaATTCGGGGTCTGCAGaccccaaaagaaaaagaaactaactaaaacctCTTAATATAAGAGTGCCGAACAAACAAAAGCTAAGATATGACTAATATCAGAGGGTGCAACATCAAAGGTGTGAAGGCTAAGGAGAAGGTTTTGTCCCTTCTTTGCAAGATGATCAGCGGCAAAATTTCCTCACGAGGAATGTGCATCCATGTAATGTTGAGGACTCTGGCGGACTTGATCTCGATATCTTTCACAAGGGGAGCACACTAGTACAGAGATGGGCAACAATACACCCTTGGGTTATGATCTTTAATGCTTTTGCAGAATCAAACTccacaataaaaatattataattattagccATTGCTATTTGGAGTCTGTAATTAATCCCCCAGAGCCCAGCATGCATAATTGAGTAACTCCCAAGATTACACCAGAAACTCTTTAAAAAGTCTCCTAGGTGATTCCAAAAAATACCACCACATGATGCATTATTGGAGTGATTCAAGAAAGAGTCTTCAACATGAGTTTGATTATGTTTTCCTGTGGAGGATTCCAGCAAATATAGCATTCGTGGCTGACACGATGAATGAACAATTGTGGAATATATTTGGAGAGTCGGTTCAGCTCATCAATCCTTGTTTTGATATGTTCAAGAATTGTGTAGGGAGGTGTCAACATATTGTCAAAAATCATTTTGTTTCGGGTGAACCAGAGAGAAGAGGTAGCCATGCTGAAAGTGATTTATCAATTATGGTCTTGTGAGAGGTTTCATAAAAGCCATTCCGGCAGATCAGAATTAAAGAGCTCCCTGTTCCAACTCAAAGGAAGAAAGGAACACTAAACAATCTTAGCAAAATCGCAGTCCCTAAGAGTGTGTAAGACTATCTCATCATGACTATTGCACCGGGGACACACAGTTGCGTTGGTCAGGTGGCACCATCTCCTTTATGCGTTGGTGATGATGGCACCGTGAGCGACTAGCCAAAGGAATAATCTTATGCACTCAGGGCCATGCCATTTTCAGATGAGGTTGAAGACTTTACTCGGTTGGATAAAGTGATCCATGAGGGTCCGTTAGGCCCCCTTAAGTTGGAAAGAACCATCATTCGAGAGGCTCCAAGCAATATGATCTAACTGTTTTCAAGGGAAAGGTGGTGACATGACAGCGATCCTTTGGACTACCTCCTCGTGCAGGCAACCTTTTAACTTGTTTATATCTCAATGTCTTGAAATAGACAAAAATCCATCAAATTACTGCCATGATTAATATCAGCATTTACTGGAGAGCATACGACTCTAATTTTCCCAAATTTGGGACCCAATTATGGTTCCAAAAACAAATTATTTTGTAACCATCTCCAATTCTCCAtatgttgtgttgttaaactTCCGGCTAAGAACTACATATTCTTTTTCAAAGATTTGATCTATTTCTCCTCTGGTCAACAATAGAAATAATGTCATTGCCGGCATCATATTTTTCTTTAAGAAATTTGGTCCACAAGGCATCCTTTTTAGCTATAAAGCCCCAACCTTTCTTCATCATTAGGGCTTAGttcattttgcttgcttgaagAATTCCTAGGCCATCTGACTTCTTTGGCTTGCCTACTTTTTTCTTACTCAGAAGATGAATTTTTCTAGCTTGGTTGGTATCTCTCCAAACGAAACTCTTGTATTTACAATCAATAGCATTACAAATAGCAGTTGGAAGTAAAGCAATTTGCATAATATAtaaagaaatagaagagagaaTGGATTTCACCAAGGTAGTTCTTCTAGCTAGAGAGACAGAGGAAACCTTCCATGAATTAATTCTGGAATTGAGCTTATTGATGATGTCATTGAAAGAACATTTGAAGTACAGTAGGGGAACCCCTAGATATTTCCCAAGGTTGTCCGTCCTAGCAAAATGGAGGGCTTCGCTTACTCCAATCCTGACATGATTCACAATATTTTTGGATAAGAAAACTTGCGTCTTGTCAAGACTGACTTTTTATCTAGAGCTTGTACAAAAGGCTTTAAGGCATCTTGTAATAATATTTGCTTGGTCTACACTCGCTTCAGCAAAGAGAATAAGGTCATCTACAAAGCACAGATGAGAGATCTGGGGGCCATTCCTCTTGAGATAGATCAATTTTCAGAAGCCATGCTCAACTGCAACATTAATAAGCTGAGACAACCTCTCAATATAAAGGACAAAAATATATGGAAAGATAGGATTCCCTTATTAAATGCCCTTGGATGGAATGCATTTCTCTAACTCTTCTCTGTTTCAAAGCAGCCTCATCCTAGCCATGGTAATACAAGACATGATGAGATTTATAATGTGAGAGAGAATACCAATATCAACAAGCATATCTTGAATGATACTCCATTTAAGCATATCATAGGCCTTCCTAGATCAATTTTGATGGCCATCCATCCTTTTGTGCCCTTTTTATTCCTCATAGAGTGGATGACTTCTTGACTGATAataatgttgtcaaagctatgacGTCCTAGAACAAAGTTGTATTGGGTGGGTCTCACTAACTTCTTGGtgtggtattttacaacccacactactaatcggcaagtgcaccaggtcgtaccaagtaataccttacgtgagtaagggtcgatctcacgagaattgatggatcaagcaacaatagcgtttgataggattagttaggcaagcataaaagagtgttttggtattcaaagagcattaaacacagacaagtaaataagttggtaataaaatattaagaaggcagttaaggtttcagagttatctatttttccggattaacttttattactaattaatttaatcatgcaagatttaatttcatggtaaactatatgtgactagaccctaattccttagaccttcctaatctcctctaaaatttatcaactgccaattccttggtcaattaattccaattagagggtgatgattaatttctagtttatatgccaaaagaatcttaattatccaaaaataaagggattatatgtcacgtatcccgttaaatacaaacaattagaaattcagtataatatgttttcaagctattgttcaagtaaagagattttccaagttttacaagaactcaattagaatatgggtcatacttccgttccacccatattcataaaataaagaacgaaaacaattattgaaatataaatcaaggtatggattaaattaaaaagatcaaacgaatcaatccatgaaaatagacagagctcctaaccttaacaatggaggattagttgctcatggttccgagaagaaaaataagggttctagTAAAATAATCTATGTActtgtctaaatgtacagagttcctatttattactaatcctaataggtttaaaatctaaaattaaaaataatatcttttcctaaaagataagatttgaatttaaattcgaattaattaacagatcttcagttgatgggtggggaccacttgatttgtccattctgcagcttttgatctgtgttttctaggcttgaaactgggtcaaaaacagcccagaaatcgtaaCCAGCGTTTTCTGTAttattgcagatcgcgcatgtgacgTGTCCGCATCGTTCACGCGCTCACGTCATTTGTGCATATtctagtccacgcgttcgcgtcaggcacgcgatcgcgtcattgcaatttctccatttcgcgcggtcgcgtgagccatgcgtccgcgtcggtcttcgctggtcatctctttggttttcttctttttctctgcagaaacttcatcaaatccctccaaatgctacctaacataaataaaattgtacaaaactcaaaatagcatccatagtggctaaaatataattaattcttaattaaattcaacaaattagatgcaaattcactagaaaaagatagacaagatgctcacgcatcacttcTCCATAATCACCTTCAAACGATTAGCTAAGACCTTGGTAACCACCTTGTATGACATGTTGCAAATACTTATCGGTCGCAACTGTGTTAGACTAGTGACAGGCTCAACCTTAGGTATAAGAGTGGTAAGAGTCTCATTTATATCTTTCACCTTTGCTGGATTTTGAAAAATGTCCCCAATAAGAGAGTAGAGATCATTATCCACTTTTTTCCACTGACTTTGGAAGAAAATAGCTTAAAACTCATCCTGAAACTTTATAACCATCCATGCCAAACACAACGATTTTAATTTCCAAAAGGGGATGCTTTTGTCAATACTCATCAAGTCCTTTCTACAAATAACAAGGACGGTCCCCCACAAATTAAAAGTAGAGCTAGGTGCTATATCATTATAAAGCTCAGAGAAAAAAAAGTAAGGTCCATGTTTTTAAAAGTATTTGGATTAGTAATAGAATTACCAGCATCATCTTATAGAAAATTGACTCTATTTTTCCTTCTTCTACTCATCATGGAACCAT contains:
- the LOC112739149 gene encoding uncharacterized protein isoform X1, whose amino-acid sequence is MDDLPESSSKGTKRRRMDDSAADAATSSSLQDDLTFSDTLVALQIMRAQFPDIDKVSVQPFILKSQLYSSVKDRTQVDRELESLRRDKVLRIFKLNTGQDDHAIMFLDDYIKQIDQVFKRMEGKKEMEDEVFGWFKNYVLDLKLETGIEHQELCSLLSLGGKVKDSHITLLINAGVIIRQLIDPNMYWFAIPNVGTLLKGLAQGRNELISLLSRRRYKEMMLATLEKKRLRMSPLDMRFHLRDLIGSGHLRTDHTPTGLIIRLSKD
- the LOC112739149 gene encoding uncharacterized protein isoform X2 → MDDLPESSSKGTKRRRMDDSAADAATSSSLQDDLTFSDTLVALQIMRAQFPDIDKVSVQPFILKSQLYSSVKDRTQVDRELESLRRDKVLRIFKLNTGQDDHAIMFLDDYIKQCSLLSLGGKVKDSHITLLINAGVIIRQLIDPNMYWFAIPNVGTLLKGLAQGRNELISLLSRRRYKEMMLATLEKKRLRMSPLDMRFHLRDLIGSGHLRTDHTPTGLIIRLSKD